AAGCTAATTACTCTGCGAACGAAAgaactttttgaattataCCTCAGCCAGAGAAATTTTACTGGAAAACTGGTAATTAAACACCAAGAGGAGTTTTTGGAACCTAGAGTTTACCCGGCGAATCGTAATTTAGCAACCGCTCACAATCGCCATGAGAAGTCTAAAGTCAGCGTTCAAGGATTATCAGGGGGTGAAAAATCTTTTGCAACGATTTGTATGCTGTTGTCAATTTGGGAGGCAATGAGTTGTCCGCTCCGCTGTcttgatgaatttgatgTGTTTATGGACGCTGTTAATAGACTAGTCAGTATTAAAATGATGGTAGATTCTGCAAAGGATTCTTCAGATaagcaatttatttttattacacCTCAGGACATGGGTCAAATTGGTTTGGACAAAGACGTTGTTGTTTTTCGTCTTAGCGATCCTGTCGTTTCCTCTTCAGCACTTCCTCCCTCTACGGCGCCATGACATTTCTACTATTTTGATAGTCTATTGTATAGGTATTtagaatttatttattagatATATAGCAAGTTCATTtgtatattaaatttgacTACGAATACGCATTTGTCGGCCATATCGTATACTTAGCAGAAAGCGAGAAATCTTAGTGTATTTGTTGTTACCGAAAGTCATGCTACTTATCGGTAGAATAAGGATGGATCGAATATTCAATTAGCAGAGTATATGGTAGGGTAGGGTTGTGTGACTGGTCTTAGTAGAACAACATAACCGAAAAACTGACATTCCTAGTGTCAACTCACCGCAGGACATCAAAATGCCAACTCACGTATCTAAGACTCGTAAGCTTCGTGGACACGTTTCAGCTGGTCACGGTCGTATTGGCAAGCACAGGAAGCATCCCGGTGGTCGTGGTAAGGCTGGTGGTTTACAACACCTCCGTAGTCACTTCGATAAGTACCATCCTGGTTACTTTGGTAAGGTCGGTATGCGCCGTTTCCACCTCATGAAGAATCCCTTATGGCGTCCCACTGTCAACTTGGACCGTCTCTGGACTTTACTCCCCAACGAGGCTCGTGACAAGTATTTGGGCAAGAACACTGAGGTTGCTCCCGTCATCAATGTCCTTCAATCCGGTTATGGCAAAGTTTTGGGTAAGGGACGTCTTCCTGAGACCCCTGTCATTGTTCAAACTCGCTACGTTTCTCGCAGAGCTGAGGAAAAGATTAAGCAAGCCGGCGGTGTTGTTGAGCTCATTGCATAAacaaataacaataaaaagtaCATTGAGCGGTTAATTATTGTAGGGGCgtcttttgattttgaaagtaaTGTATGTAGTTTTGTTGAAATCCATTGATGCACTTGAATAGAGTTTATTCAAGCTTCTATCatgttttttgataaacatTCTATAGCGTAGCGATTTATAAGTATATTGACATGTTTACCCTGTAACCTACTTATTGAATTTTCCTCAATTGACCAAACTTGTTTGCAAAAGCAATATATTAGTTTTTGTTGGGACTGGgtgaatttaattttgagTAGTGATATTATTGTCAAAGTTGAATATCAAGAAAGTCTGTTATAAAGTCTTTAAAAAGGTCATTATTCAATGTAATTTGTTGATGTGCCATATGTTGTTGATAAATAGGTAAAGATAGCATAACTACTACTTTTTACTACTACGAAGAAGCTATTCAGCTATATCTACGTAAAATCGTCATGGTAaagaataattaaatagtttttaataGAGGAGAATTTTCGTTAGAGCATtggtgttttttttttggaatcattctttaatttcagAGAGAATTGGCGTCTGTAACACTTTCATCTACACTTGaccaaatattt
Above is a genomic segment from Schizosaccharomyces pombe strain 972h- genome assembly, chromosome: III containing:
- the rpl2802 gene encoding 60S ribosomal protein uL15, whose product is MPTHVSKTRKLRGHVSAGHGRIGKHRKHPGGRGKAGGLQHLRSHFDKYHPGYFGKVGMRRFHLMKNPLWRPTVNLDRLWTLLPNEARDKYLGKNTEVAPVINVLQSGYGKVLGKGRLPETPVIVQTRYVSRRAEEKIKQAGGVVELIA